The following coding sequences lie in one Klebsiella huaxiensis genomic window:
- the dgcJ gene encoding diguanylate cyclase DgcJ, giving the protein MKLKNKLLRHFISAGVVVLTSSFLVYELVASHRDMSEYMRYIVEKGEAAFLYDKYQNQLIISQFSRKLDTSPSVEIAKQACDGVQTNGEVSGLNIAGRSFPLLHGTLSTTQSSCQPWVNDLPALQAFDAAIIQNRPISALRTGAAKSDQRFRYYIDLKNKYAYFYSPLEINSSPVDNWNFLHDSKLGITQTSFNNLLRGRTLISSIYADALTGQNILSFLTPVYHQERLKGVVMVDVTRKDLGKLLYTADRPLVWRYLDVTLTDSDSTTEIIVHRSQTHIFGYAHYNNQVAENMQIALSLDVMYFLLSSWKLFLFYLISTGVLLHLVQMHFRLYTDVFKENISDSLTGLFNRKILSPILESRLQKLTEQGVNIVFMALDCDRLKYINDTWGHNEGDRAIVMLAQAISSSIRKSDYGIRLGGDEFFLILIDYANEDAQDIPERIRQHLTTVDINKRVNFSWGACSMAPGNNLVDVMNIADARLYENKKQKKHPLPAREG; this is encoded by the coding sequence ATGAAATTAAAGAATAAATTACTCCGCCATTTTATTTCTGCGGGCGTGGTTGTTCTGACCTCTTCATTTCTGGTGTATGAATTAGTCGCCAGCCATCGGGACATGTCGGAATATATGCGATATATCGTCGAAAAAGGCGAAGCCGCATTTTTGTACGATAAATATCAGAATCAGCTTATTATCTCCCAGTTCTCGCGCAAACTGGATACGTCTCCCTCTGTGGAAATAGCAAAACAAGCTTGCGACGGCGTACAAACCAACGGAGAAGTCAGTGGACTAAATATTGCCGGACGCTCGTTTCCTCTGCTTCACGGTACGCTCAGTACCACTCAATCTTCATGTCAGCCGTGGGTTAATGACCTCCCTGCACTACAGGCATTTGACGCAGCGATTATCCAGAACAGGCCCATCTCTGCGCTGAGAACGGGCGCTGCCAAATCAGACCAACGCTTTCGTTATTACATTGATTTAAAAAATAAATATGCATATTTTTATTCGCCGCTTGAGATAAACAGTAGCCCGGTAGATAACTGGAATTTTCTTCATGACAGTAAACTAGGTATAACCCAAACCAGTTTTAACAATTTACTGCGTGGACGCACGCTGATTTCCAGCATCTACGCTGACGCCTTGACCGGACAGAATATTTTATCTTTTTTAACGCCGGTCTATCATCAGGAGCGACTTAAAGGGGTCGTCATGGTTGATGTTACCCGCAAAGATCTCGGGAAACTCCTCTATACCGCCGACCGTCCCTTAGTCTGGCGCTATCTGGACGTCACCTTAACGGACTCGGATTCAACAACCGAAATCATCGTTCATCGCAGCCAAACGCATATTTTCGGCTATGCACACTACAACAATCAGGTTGCAGAAAATATGCAGATCGCGCTGTCGCTGGACGTGATGTATTTCCTGCTTAGCTCCTGGAAGCTGTTCCTGTTTTACCTGATATCTACCGGCGTACTACTGCATCTTGTACAGATGCACTTCCGTTTGTATACCGATGTTTTCAAAGAAAACATCAGCGATTCATTAACCGGTCTTTTCAACCGTAAAATCCTCTCCCCGATCCTTGAGTCCCGCCTGCAAAAGCTAACGGAACAGGGCGTGAACATCGTGTTCATGGCGCTCGACTGCGACCGACTGAAATACATTAATGATACCTGGGGGCATAACGAAGGCGACCGGGCTATTGTTATGCTCGCACAGGCCATATCGTCGTCCATACGTAAAAGCGATTACGGTATTCGCCTGGGCGGAGACGAGTTCTTCCTGATTCTGATCGATTACGCCAATGAAGATGCTCAGGATATTCCCGAGCGCATCCGCCAACACCTGACGACGGTTGATATCAATAAACGCGTTAATTTCTCTTGGGGAGCCTGCAGCATGGCGCCGGGAAATAACCTGGTGGACGTGATGAACATCGCCGATGCCCGGCTGTACGAAAATAAAAAACAGAAAAAACATCCACTTCCGGCACGAGAAGGTTAA
- a CDS encoding YbaK/prolyl-tRNA synthetase associated domain-containing protein translates to MNAPVIQSTHQQLLELLNRSDARYRVVEHEAVGKCEAVSEIRGTALGQGAKALVCKVKGHGVNQHVLAILAADQQADLARLAEHIGGSKASLASPVEVDTLTACVFGAIPPFSFHPSLRLVADPLLFERFPEIAFNAGQLDKSIILNTADYLRIAQPELVVFRREV, encoded by the coding sequence ATGAATGCGCCTGTAATACAGAGCACCCACCAGCAGTTGCTCGAGTTGCTTAACCGATCCGATGCTCGTTACCGGGTTGTTGAGCATGAAGCTGTCGGGAAATGTGAAGCGGTTTCTGAGATCCGCGGTACGGCCCTGGGTCAGGGTGCAAAAGCGCTGGTATGTAAAGTCAAAGGTCATGGGGTGAATCAACACGTACTGGCGATTCTTGCCGCCGATCAACAGGCCGATTTAGCGCGCCTGGCCGAACATATCGGTGGCAGCAAAGCCTCACTGGCCAGCCCCGTAGAGGTCGATACCCTCACCGCCTGTGTGTTTGGCGCGATTCCACCTTTCAGTTTCCACCCATCGCTGCGTCTGGTCGCCGACCCGCTGCTATTTGAGCGTTTCCCGGAAATCGCCTTCAACGCCGGGCAGCTCGACAAATCGATTATCCTCAACACCGCTGATTATTTACGTATCGCCCAACCCGAGCTGGTGGTCTTTCGCCGCGAGGTCTGA
- a CDS encoding glycoside-pentoside-hexuronide (GPH):cation symporter: protein MTTKVTRKEKISYGLGDMASHIGLDNVIIFLTFYYTDVVGLPAAFVGTMFLLARTADAIIDPAMGYMADRTRSRWGKFRPWMLWLALPFGLSCLLTYAVPQSLDMTGKMIFASVSYTFMMLMYTAINIPYCSMGAVITPDNDERISLQSWRFFLATLGGAMSTFFMMPLAEYLGGADKLAGYRWAMAIMASAAVIMFWICFANTRERIKAPATHNNYLSELRDLLRNDQWRVVAVLVMTNIGFGVIRLGAMMYFVTYYLGSASYFMWMLGAHILGKAAGSLLAKRLTRNFNKVQMFGYCAVLAGVLSIALFFAPKSVFVLVPLTFIISTLYQATTTLMWVMMADVADYGEWRQGKRMDGVIFSTFLAVLKLGMALSGAIVGWTLGFSGYVANAPEQTSLAMNCIVALFTVVPGLLSLAAFATLRWYKLDDQTMQEINLAKTQSLVKG from the coding sequence ATGACGACTAAAGTTACCCGTAAAGAAAAAATCAGCTATGGCCTTGGAGATATGGCCAGCCATATCGGCCTGGATAACGTGATTATATTTCTGACGTTTTACTATACCGATGTGGTGGGCCTCCCGGCAGCCTTTGTCGGCACGATGTTTCTGCTCGCCCGTACCGCCGATGCCATCATCGACCCGGCAATGGGCTATATGGCTGACCGCACTCGCTCGCGCTGGGGGAAATTCCGCCCGTGGATGCTGTGGTTAGCCCTGCCATTTGGCCTGAGCTGCCTCCTGACTTACGCCGTACCGCAATCTCTGGATATGACCGGCAAAATGATTTTCGCCAGCGTCAGCTACACCTTCATGATGCTGATGTATACCGCCATCAATATTCCCTACTGCTCGATGGGGGCGGTGATCACCCCCGATAATGACGAACGTATCTCCCTGCAATCCTGGCGCTTCTTCCTTGCCACGCTCGGCGGCGCGATGTCGACGTTTTTCATGATGCCGCTGGCGGAGTACCTCGGCGGCGCGGATAAACTGGCGGGCTATCGCTGGGCGATGGCGATTATGGCCAGCGCAGCGGTGATTATGTTCTGGATCTGTTTTGCCAACACCCGTGAACGTATTAAAGCGCCCGCTACCCATAACAACTATCTGTCTGAACTGCGCGATCTCCTGCGCAACGATCAATGGCGAGTCGTCGCGGTGCTGGTGATGACCAACATTGGCTTTGGCGTAATCCGTCTCGGGGCGATGATGTACTTCGTCACCTACTACCTCGGCAGCGCCAGCTACTTTATGTGGATGCTAGGCGCGCATATTCTTGGCAAGGCCGCAGGTAGCTTGCTGGCCAAACGACTGACCCGTAATTTCAACAAAGTTCAAATGTTCGGCTACTGCGCTGTGCTGGCGGGGGTGCTGAGCATCGCTCTATTCTTCGCACCGAAATCCGTTTTCGTGCTGGTCCCGCTGACGTTTATTATCTCCACGCTTTATCAGGCCACCACCACGCTGATGTGGGTAATGATGGCCGATGTCGCCGACTACGGTGAATGGCGACAGGGTAAACGTATGGATGGCGTCATATTCTCCACCTTCCTCGCGGTCCTCAAGTTGGGAATGGCCCTCAGCGGCGCTATCGTCGGCTGGACCTTGGGCTTTAGCGGCTACGTCGCCAACGCGCCAGAACAAACATCACTTGCAATGAACTGCATCGTCGCCCTGTTTACCGTTGTTCCCGGCCTACTCTCGCTGGCGGCCTTCGCCACGCTGCGCTGGTACAAGCTTGATGACCAGACCATGCAGGAAATCAATTTGGCTAAAACGCAATCTCTTGTGAAAGGATGA
- a CDS encoding glycoside hydrolase family 31 protein: MSELIQHANAIEWRFERQILRLEPWGENSLRVRATCAPEFNSELQALLTPESCKAEISRDAETLTLRNGNISAVLNLKGQLAFYNQRGELLLEEMWRQRSTVGIGASEKSQDKYVSALKLDGREFKPLPGGKYQLTVRFEARHEERLYGMGQYQQPWLDLKGCSLELAQRNSQASVPFVQSSLGYGLLWNNPAIGEASFAKNHSQWTARVTQEMDYWITAGDSVMEITRQYAKATGTPPAAPEFISGLWQCKLRYRTQQEVLEVAREYRRRNLPLSVMVIDFFHWPNQGTWCFDPTDWPDPKAMVEELESMGIKLMVSVWPTVEARSPLFPQMKAKGWLVTSDRGVQVNLDFMGNTTFFDATHPQARQFVWDTVKKNYFDYGIKLFWLDEAEPEYRAYDFDNYRYHAGPVLEVGNRYPRDFAQGFYDGLRAQGEEEIVNLVRCSWAGSQRYGVLAWSGDVHSSFHSFRNQLAAGLNMGLAGIPWWTTDIGGFQGGNIHDPAFHELLIRWFQWAVFCPVLRMHGYREPRIQPPESYRHGIPQCDSGSPNELWSYGEDNFAIMQRWLGVRETLRPYIDELYANAHRHGDPLMRPLFWHYPDDAQSWQVEDQYLFGQDLLVAPVMHAGQRQREVWLPGEHQWVDLQGERYQGGQCISVPAELETIPLFIREGSPLVSLLVK, from the coding sequence ATGAGCGAATTAATACAGCACGCTAACGCCATCGAATGGCGCTTTGAACGGCAGATTTTACGCCTTGAGCCCTGGGGCGAAAACAGCCTGCGGGTACGCGCCACCTGCGCGCCAGAGTTTAATTCGGAGCTTCAGGCGCTACTGACGCCAGAATCATGCAAGGCTGAAATCTCCCGGGATGCGGAAACGCTGACCCTGCGTAACGGCAATATCAGCGCGGTGTTGAACCTCAAGGGCCAGCTAGCATTTTATAATCAGCGCGGCGAGCTGCTACTCGAAGAGATGTGGCGGCAACGTTCCACCGTTGGTATCGGCGCCAGCGAAAAGAGCCAGGACAAATACGTCAGCGCCCTGAAACTGGACGGCCGCGAATTTAAACCACTTCCAGGGGGCAAATATCAGCTAACGGTTCGTTTCGAAGCCCGCCATGAAGAGAGACTGTACGGCATGGGCCAGTACCAGCAGCCGTGGCTGGATCTGAAGGGTTGTTCTCTTGAGCTGGCGCAACGTAACTCACAGGCCAGCGTGCCGTTTGTGCAATCCAGCCTCGGCTACGGCCTGCTGTGGAACAATCCAGCGATTGGCGAAGCCAGCTTTGCCAAAAACCACAGCCAATGGACCGCCCGCGTCACTCAGGAGATGGACTACTGGATAACCGCCGGCGACAGCGTAATGGAGATAACCCGCCAGTACGCTAAAGCCACCGGTACGCCGCCCGCCGCTCCGGAATTCATTAGCGGCCTGTGGCAATGTAAATTGCGCTATCGTACCCAGCAGGAGGTACTGGAGGTGGCTCGCGAATACCGCCGCCGCAACCTTCCGCTCTCGGTGATGGTTATCGATTTCTTCCACTGGCCGAATCAGGGAACCTGGTGTTTCGACCCTACCGACTGGCCGGATCCGAAGGCGATGGTAGAAGAGCTCGAATCAATGGGCATCAAGCTGATGGTTTCAGTCTGGCCAACCGTTGAAGCCCGCAGCCCGCTGTTCCCGCAGATGAAAGCTAAAGGCTGGCTGGTGACCAGCGATCGCGGCGTACAGGTCAACCTGGATTTTATGGGCAATACCACCTTCTTTGACGCCACCCATCCTCAGGCACGGCAGTTTGTCTGGGATACGGTAAAGAAAAACTATTTTGACTACGGGATCAAGCTGTTCTGGCTGGATGAAGCCGAGCCGGAGTATCGCGCCTATGACTTCGATAACTATCGCTATCACGCCGGACCGGTGCTGGAAGTGGGCAACCGCTATCCGCGTGATTTCGCCCAGGGCTTCTACGATGGCCTGCGTGCGCAAGGTGAAGAAGAGATTGTCAATCTGGTGCGCTGCAGCTGGGCAGGCAGCCAGCGCTACGGTGTGCTGGCGTGGTCCGGCGACGTTCACTCCTCCTTCCATTCGTTTCGCAATCAATTGGCTGCCGGGCTCAACATGGGGCTGGCGGGCATTCCATGGTGGACCACCGATATCGGTGGTTTCCAGGGCGGCAATATCCACGATCCGGCATTTCACGAACTATTGATCCGCTGGTTCCAGTGGGCGGTATTCTGCCCGGTTCTGCGCATGCACGGCTATCGCGAACCGCGGATCCAGCCGCCGGAAAGCTATCGCCACGGCATTCCTCAATGCGACAGCGGTTCGCCAAATGAGCTGTGGAGCTATGGAGAGGATAATTTCGCCATCATGCAACGCTGGCTGGGCGTTCGCGAGACGTTACGTCCCTATATTGATGAGCTGTACGCCAATGCACATCGCCACGGCGACCCGCTCATGCGCCCGCTCTTCTGGCACTATCCCGACGATGCGCAAAGCTGGCAGGTCGAAGACCAATACCTGTTTGGCCAGGATTTGCTGGTCGCTCCGGTCATGCACGCAGGCCAGCGTCAGCGCGAGGTCTGGTTGCCTGGTGAACATCAATGGGTCGATTTACAGGGCGAGCGCTATCAGGGCGGGCAGTGTATTTCGGTTCCTGCCGAGCTGGAGACTATTCCGTTGTTTATTCGTGAAGGCAGCCCGCTGGTTTCGCTGCTGGTAAAATAA
- a CDS encoding DUF441 domain-containing protein produces MLDTTLLILLGLAALGFISHNTTVAISILVLIIVRVTPLNTFFPWIEKQGLTIGIIILTIGVMAPIASGTLPPSTLLHSFVNWKSLLAIAVGVGVSWLGGRGVALMGSQPQLVAGLLVGTVLGVALFRGVPVGPLIAAGIISLFIGKS; encoded by the coding sequence ATGCTCGACACCACCCTGTTAATTCTGCTGGGCCTGGCGGCGCTCGGCTTTATTAGCCATAACACGACCGTTGCGATTTCAATACTGGTTTTAATTATCGTCCGCGTCACCCCGCTTAATACTTTCTTCCCGTGGATTGAAAAGCAGGGGCTGACCATCGGGATTATCATCCTGACTATCGGCGTGATGGCGCCTATCGCCAGCGGTACTCTTCCGCCCTCAACGCTGCTCCATTCGTTCGTTAACTGGAAATCACTGCTAGCGATTGCAGTCGGCGTCGGTGTCTCATGGCTCGGCGGGCGCGGCGTGGCGTTGATGGGCTCGCAGCCACAGCTGGTGGCCGGGCTGCTGGTCGGCACCGTACTCGGCGTTGCTCTCTTCCGCGGGGTACCGGTAGGTCCGTTAATCGCCGCCGGGATCATTTCGCTGTTTATAGGGAAGTCGTAG
- a CDS encoding AraC family transcriptional regulator, with product MIGLGLDGYDPDSGHEAALAFRIQVVANEQYIPRHQHRKGQLILALHGALTCEVENAMLMVPPQYAVWVPGQIPHSNRATPGAQICFLFIEPGAAPMPNFCCTLKISPLVRELILTMAQRGRAELESAAMHRLVQVLFDELPQQPQEHLQLPVSGHPKIRQMAEVMADDPARWQTLAQWAAEFAMSERNLARLVVRETGLSFRRWRHQLQLILALQMLIRGQSVQQTAQSLGYDSTTAFITMFKKGLGQTPGRYLASLTTTSL from the coding sequence ATGATCGGACTCGGTCTGGATGGCTACGACCCGGACAGCGGGCATGAGGCGGCGCTGGCTTTTCGTATTCAGGTAGTCGCGAACGAGCAGTACATTCCGCGCCATCAGCACCGCAAAGGGCAACTGATCCTGGCACTGCACGGGGCACTGACCTGCGAGGTGGAAAATGCCATGTTGATGGTGCCGCCGCAGTATGCGGTGTGGGTCCCTGGGCAGATACCCCATAGCAACCGGGCGACGCCGGGAGCGCAGATCTGCTTTTTGTTTATTGAACCCGGTGCGGCCCCGATGCCGAATTTCTGCTGTACGTTAAAGATTTCACCGCTGGTGCGCGAGCTTATTTTGACCATGGCCCAGCGCGGCAGGGCAGAATTGGAATCAGCGGCGATGCACCGCCTGGTGCAGGTGCTGTTTGATGAACTACCCCAGCAGCCGCAGGAACATCTGCAACTGCCGGTATCCGGACATCCGAAAATTCGCCAAATGGCGGAGGTCATGGCCGATGATCCCGCTCGTTGGCAAACGCTGGCGCAGTGGGCGGCGGAGTTCGCCATGAGCGAGCGTAATCTGGCGCGGCTGGTGGTGCGCGAAACGGGCCTGAGCTTTCGCCGCTGGCGGCATCAGCTGCAGCTGATCCTCGCTCTGCAAATGTTGATCCGCGGGCAAAGCGTTCAGCAGACAGCGCAGAGTCTGGGTTATGACTCCACCACCGCGTTTATCACCATGTTTAAAAAAGGGCTGGGCCAAACGCCGGGACGCTATCTCGCCAGCCTGACTACGACTTCCCTATAA
- a CDS encoding CynX/NimT family MFS transporter translates to MNSVSPSAGQRNLLLIAGILLIATTLRVAFTGAAPLLDAIRSEYGLTTAQTGLLTTLPLLAFGLVSPLAAGIARRFGIERSLLLAMILICLGIGLRSLPSVALLFIGTAIIGCGIALGNVLLPGLIKRDFSQHVAKMTGAYSLTMGGAAALGSAMVVPLALAGLGWRGALLMLMVFPLLALFVWLPQSRRQATAPLTGSGAIHNRGIWRSALAWQVTLFLGINSLVYYVIIGWLPAILQSIGYSEAQAGSLHGLLQLATAAPGLAIPLILHRLKDQRGIAVLVALMCAVSALGLWFLPGQAVLWTLIFGFGSGATMILGLTFIGLRASSAHQAAALSGMAQAVGYLLAACGPPVMGKIHDANGDWHIPLIAVALISIAMAVCGALAGRDREINS, encoded by the coding sequence ATGAATTCTGTTTCACCTTCTGCCGGTCAACGCAATCTGTTATTGATTGCCGGTATTCTGCTGATAGCCACCACTTTACGCGTGGCCTTTACCGGCGCCGCGCCGCTGCTGGATGCCATTCGCAGCGAATATGGTCTCACTACCGCGCAAACCGGTCTGCTAACCACCCTGCCGCTGCTGGCATTTGGCCTGGTCTCGCCGCTGGCTGCGGGCATCGCACGTCGCTTCGGCATTGAACGCAGCCTGCTTCTGGCAATGATCCTGATTTGCCTGGGTATTGGTCTGCGCTCCCTACCCTCCGTCGCGCTACTGTTTATCGGTACCGCAATTATCGGCTGTGGTATTGCCCTGGGAAACGTTCTGCTGCCGGGGTTAATCAAGCGCGATTTCTCGCAGCATGTTGCCAAAATGACTGGCGCTTACTCTCTGACGATGGGCGGTGCAGCGGCGCTGGGTTCGGCCATGGTGGTTCCGCTGGCGCTTGCCGGATTGGGCTGGCGCGGTGCGCTGCTGATGTTAATGGTTTTTCCGCTACTGGCGCTGTTTGTCTGGCTACCGCAGTCTCGCAGGCAGGCTACCGCGCCGCTGACGGGCTCAGGCGCGATCCATAACCGCGGGATCTGGCGCTCGGCGCTGGCCTGGCAGGTTACACTGTTTCTCGGGATTAACTCGCTGGTCTATTACGTGATTATCGGCTGGCTACCCGCTATTTTACAAAGCATTGGTTACAGCGAAGCGCAGGCAGGCTCCCTGCACGGGCTACTTCAACTGGCAACCGCCGCGCCGGGGCTGGCGATCCCGTTAATACTTCATCGGCTGAAAGATCAGCGTGGTATTGCTGTTCTGGTCGCCCTGATGTGCGCCGTCAGCGCGCTCGGATTATGGTTTTTACCTGGTCAGGCAGTGCTGTGGACGCTTATCTTCGGCTTCGGCTCTGGCGCAACCATGATTCTGGGGCTGACCTTTATCGGCCTGCGGGCCAGTTCAGCGCACCAGGCCGCCGCGCTATCGGGGATGGCGCAGGCGGTGGGTTATCTGCTGGCTGCCTGCGGACCGCCGGTGATGGGGAAAATTCATGATGCCAACGGCGACTGGCATATTCCGCTGATCGCCGTAGCGCTGATTTCTATTGCCATGGCAGTGTGCGGCGCGCTGGCCGGTCGCGATCGGGAGATCAACAGCTAA
- a CDS encoding CTP synthase C-terminal region-related (seleno)protein, which yields MTSSTSSPLRIALVGDYNPDVIAHKAIPLAIDDAAAVLELPLRYDWLATSEISSADDLADYDAIWVVPASPYKNAEGAFIAIRHARENSIPFLGTCGGFQHAIIEYARNVMGWQDAAHAETDTEGRMVIAPLSCSLVEKSDNIELRANTLIARAYGRDSIEEGYHCSYGIAEDFARELEQGDLRVTGWDDDGEIRAVELVTHPFFVATLFQHERNALEGRPAPLVHAFLRAASQ from the coding sequence ATGACCTCCTCGACCTCCTCCCCCTTGCGTATTGCCCTGGTTGGTGACTACAACCCTGATGTAATTGCCCATAAAGCGATTCCGCTGGCGATTGATGATGCCGCTGCCGTACTGGAGCTTCCGTTGCGCTACGACTGGCTGGCAACCAGCGAGATAAGCTCCGCCGACGATCTGGCCGACTACGATGCTATCTGGGTCGTTCCCGCCAGTCCTTATAAAAATGCCGAAGGCGCGTTTATCGCCATTCGCCACGCGCGTGAAAACAGCATTCCGTTCCTTGGCACCTGTGGTGGGTTCCAGCACGCGATTATTGAGTACGCACGTAACGTCATGGGCTGGCAGGACGCCGCGCACGCGGAAACCGATACTGAAGGCCGAATGGTGATTGCGCCGCTAAGCTGCTCGCTAGTGGAAAAGTCGGACAATATTGAACTGCGCGCCAATACGCTTATTGCTCGCGCCTATGGCCGTGACAGCATTGAAGAGGGTTATCACTGTAGCTACGGGATTGCTGAAGATTTTGCCCGTGAACTGGAGCAGGGCGATCTACGGGTGACGGGCTGGGATGATGACGGCGAGATTCGAGCCGTGGAGCTGGTGACGCATCCGTTCTTTGTCGCCACGCTATTCCAGCACGAGCGCAATGCACTGGAAGGGCGGCCTGCACCGCTGGTTCACGCGTTTTTACGCGCAGCAAGCCAGTAA
- a CDS encoding DUF523 domain-containing protein, with product MKSKILVSACLMGFQVRYNGSNKAQLADALSRWQQEGRLVIHCPELAAGLPVPRLPAEILNAQGADVMQNRAQIVESNGQDVTAHYQLAAWLALKAALEEGCAAALLTDGSPTCGSQFIYDGTFNGQRKPGSGVAAALLREHGITVFSDGQIPQLLNWMEQRESDDDSM from the coding sequence ATGAAGAGCAAAATTCTGGTCAGCGCCTGTCTGATGGGCTTTCAGGTTCGCTATAACGGCAGCAACAAGGCGCAGCTGGCCGACGCGCTATCGCGCTGGCAGCAAGAGGGACGGCTGGTCATCCACTGCCCGGAGCTGGCAGCCGGTTTGCCAGTCCCCCGACTCCCGGCAGAAATCCTCAATGCTCAGGGCGCTGATGTAATGCAAAACCGTGCGCAAATCGTTGAAAGTAATGGTCAGGATGTTACTGCGCACTATCAACTGGCCGCCTGGCTGGCGCTGAAAGCAGCGCTAGAAGAAGGCTGTGCCGCCGCATTGTTGACCGATGGCAGTCCAACCTGCGGTAGCCAGTTTATCTATGATGGTACCTTCAACGGGCAGCGCAAACCTGGCTCTGGCGTTGCTGCAGCGCTGCTTCGCGAACACGGCATTACGGTATTTTCCGACGGGCAGATCCCGCAACTGCTCAACTGGATGGAACAAAGGGAGAGTGACGATGATTCAATGTAA
- a CDS encoding DUF488 domain-containing protein gives MIQCKRVYDPQEESDGYRVLVDRLWPRGIKKEALNYDEWCKTLTPSTDLRKAFHNETIDFAHFSQLYRQELDDHRDEGARLAALGRQQPLTLLYGAKNTRQNHAQVLAAWLEALE, from the coding sequence ATGATTCAATGTAAACGCGTTTATGACCCACAAGAAGAGAGCGATGGCTATCGCGTACTGGTTGATCGTCTGTGGCCACGTGGTATTAAAAAAGAGGCGCTGAACTACGATGAGTGGTGTAAAACGCTGACCCCGTCGACTGATTTACGCAAGGCTTTCCACAACGAAACTATCGATTTTGCTCACTTCAGTCAGCTCTATCGTCAGGAGCTGGATGACCACCGCGATGAAGGCGCGCGCCTCGCGGCGCTGGGCCGTCAGCAGCCGCTGACGCTACTCTATGGGGCGAAAAACACCCGACAAAATCATGCTCAGGTGCTTGCCGCCTGGCTGGAAGCGCTGGAATAA
- a CDS encoding putative hemolysin, which yields MKWMTIMLPLALAGCAQPQQTQPTHPVGMANPASVYCEQLGGTQVPVQSPQGVRTDCKLPGGETIDEWDLWRRDHPAKS from the coding sequence ATGAAGTGGATGACTATCATGCTGCCTCTGGCGCTCGCCGGATGCGCTCAGCCTCAACAGACTCAGCCCACGCATCCGGTGGGCATGGCTAACCCGGCGTCGGTTTACTGCGAACAGCTGGGAGGCACTCAGGTGCCTGTACAAAGCCCGCAGGGCGTGCGCACGGACTGTAAGCTGCCGGGTGGCGAAACGATTGACGAATGGGACCTCTGGCGTCGCGATCATCCGGCTAAGTCGTAG